In Nicotiana tabacum cultivar K326 chromosome 17, ASM71507v2, whole genome shotgun sequence, one DNA window encodes the following:
- the LOC142172003 gene encoding uncharacterized protein LOC142172003: MAENEVSSLDHNHPLYLQDRDTPGLVLIPIKLTGPENYALWSRAMKLALRGKSKLGFVNGSCVKARYKGELVEQWEKCNAIVLSWIGSTVSNELMPSIVYASDARKVWNNFQERFDRSNLTRIYHLWTEIATMRQGTDSVMS; the protein is encoded by the coding sequence ATGGCGGAAAATGAAGTAAGTTCACTTGATCACAATCATCCATTATACCTTCAAGATAGAGACACTCCAGGGCTGGTTTTAATTCCAATCAAGCTCACGGGGCCAGAAAATTATGCCCTATGGAGCAGAGCAATGAAATTGGCCTTGCGAGGAAAGAGCAAACTAGGTTTTGTGAATGGATCGTGTGTAAAAGCTAGGTACAAAGGGGAATTGGTTGAACAATGGGAAAAATGCAACGCAATAGTGTTATCATGGATAGGAAGCACAGTTTCGAATGAATTAATGCCAAGTATTGTCTATGCATCAGATGCAAGAAAAGTGTGGAATAATTTTCAGGAGAGATTTGATCGCTCAAATCTGACGAGAATTTATCATCTCTGGACTGAGATAGCAACAATGAGGCAAGGAACAGACTCAGTAATGAGTTAG